TGTGCGCGCGGGTACAAGGCCTGCTGCGCCGCACCCTGGGGGCACGCGACGCAGGCGAGCCCACTGTACTGGGTCTGGCAGATTTGCAACTGGACCTGATACGCCGCCGCGCCACACGCGCTGGCCAGCGGCTGGACCTGACGGCGAAGGAGTTCTTGCTCTTGTCGCTGTTTTTGCGGCGCCAAGGCCAGGTACTGTCACGCACCGCCATTGCCGAGCAGGTGTGGGACATGAACTTTGACAGCGACACCAACGTGGTGGAAGTGGCCATACGCCGGCTGCGCACCAAGATGGACCTGCCTTTTGAGAAACCCCTGCTGCACACGGTGCGGGGCATGGGGTATGTGATGGAGGCTCGATAGCGATGGCGCAACCCTCACGCCACACGCTGGCCCCACGGGCCCACTCACTGCGCGCACGTTTGTCACTGTGGCTGGCGGTGCAAAGCCTGGTGGGGCTGGGCGCAGTTTGCCTGGTTGTGTACCTGGTGATCGCCTTGAACCAAACGGCCCGGCAGGACGAAGCCTTGGCGCAAAAAGAGGCGATCGTGCGGCACCTGCTGCTGAACACCGACGAACATGCCCCGCCGCGTGCCGACGCAAGGGTTGCCAGCGCACCGCCGCAGCACCCCCTCAATGACTTTGTCATCGGGCATGAGAACTTCCGCCTCATTGTGCGCACGCCCAGTGGGGCGCTGGTGTTTCCGGCTGTGCTGCCAGATGCCGATGGCGCGCTGCGTGCCAGCAGAGCGTTTGAGGTGCCGCCGCCCGAGGGCGGTGGTCAGGGCTTCAAGGTCTCGCTGTCCATGGACATCACCTCCGATGCACGCCACCTGCAACGGCTGGGTATCACGCTGGCGGTGGCGGCCTTGGTCGGGGCCTTGCTGATCTCGCTGGGCGGGTTCTCCATCGTCAGCTATGGGCTGCTGCCGGTGCGCAAGCTGGCAGTGCAGCTGCAGTCTCTGTCGGCCAGCAACCTGCGCACTCGCCTGGGCGTTACAGGGCAACCCTCCGAGCTGGTGCCGCTGCTGGCACAGTTCAACGACCTGCTGGGGCGGCTGGACCTGGCCTACCAGCAACTGGAGGGCTTTAACGCCGACGTGTCACACGAGTTGCGCACCCCCTTGGCCACCTTGTTGGCCAGCAACGAGCTGGCGCTGCGCCACCCTGAACGGTTTGAGATGGGCGAGGTGCTGGCCTCCAACCTCGAAGAGCTGCACCGCCTGGCGGGCATGGTGAACGACATGCTGTTCCTGTCGCAGGCCGATCGCGGCGCACTGGCCCGGCGCACCCCTGTGCCCAGCCTTGCGGCCCTGGCGGCACAGGTGGCCGAGTACCACGAAGCGGCCCTGGCCGAGGCGGGGCTGCGGCTGCGCATTGAGGGCGACGACACGGGGCGGTTTGACGAACCGCTGCTCAGAAGGGCGCTGTCGAACTTGTTGGCCAATGCCACCCAATACGCCAAGCCTGGCAGCGAGGTGCAGGTTCGTATCACCCCGCTGGCGGGCCATCAGGTCCGATTGGTGGTGGGCAACCAAGGTGATGCGGTGGCGCCCCAGGTGCTGGAGCGCATCTTTGACCGATTCTTTCGGGCAACGGCCTCGCGGGCCCATGGGCAAAAGAACCATGGCCTGGGGCTGGCCATCACTGCCGCCATCGCGCGCATGCACGGCGGCCAACCCACGGCCCGCAGCGATGGCGGGCACACCGAAATTGGCATAGAGCTGACGCAAGGTAACCCCTGATACAGCTCAGCTGCAGGGACTGCCATTTGCTATATTTTCAATAGCTGCCAGCGCTTATTTATCGGGCGCCAGAGGCCAAAATCAATGAAACTGGAAGCCCTATGAGCCTTGAACAAGTTCTTGGCCCGCTGCCAAACCAAGCGGCTCGGCGCCCTTGGCCATTTCATTCGGCTTCGGGTGGCTGCAGGGGCCGAGGCCGCCGTTTGCCGGTGCCGCCCCAGCGCAGCGCGTCTTCGCCGGGGATGCCCAGAGGGTTGTTGGCTGGCTCGGTCAGTGGCGCCAGCAGGGCTTGCAGGTCAGCCTCGCTAAATTTCACCGCGCCCTCTGCATCGTGGCCCAGCACGCCCTGGGCCAGTGCGGCCTTGCGGGCCTGCAGCTCCAGCATCCGTTCTTCAATGCTGCCTTCCACCACCAGCTTGTAGACGAACACCGGCTGGTCTTGCCCGATGCGGTGGGCGCGGGCGGTGGCTTGTTCCTCCACGGCAGGGTTCCACCACGGGTCGAGGTGGATCACGGTGTCGGCGGCGGTGAGGTTCAGGCCCACGCCCCCGGCCTTGAGGCTCACCAGCAGGATGGGCGCGCTGGCTTCGTCCTGTGCCTGAAAACTCTTGACCACGGCACCGCGCTGGCCCGACGGCGTCTGGCCCGTGAGGGTGAGGTAGGGCAGGGCCAGTGCGCTGAGCGACTCTGCCGCCAGCGTGAGCATTTCGGTGAACTGCGAGAACACCAGCACGCGGCGGCCTTCATCGACCAGGGCGGGCAGCATGTCGGCCAACAGTTCGAGCTTGGCGCGCTCCATCGCCTGCGCGGTCCTTTTTGCCGCCGGGCCGCCCCAAGACAAAAAAGCGTCCCCCTCGGGGGGCCGCGACCCGCGCAGCGGCGGAGCGTGGGGGGCTTGTTTTATGCCTTTTACCAATCTGGGGTCACAGCACACTTGGCGCAGCTTGAGCAGGGCGTCGAGGATGGCGATCTGAGAGCCCTCAAAGCCTTGTCGCTCCAGCGCACGGCGCACCTGCTTGTCGGCCGTGGTGCGCACAGCCTCATACAGCTCGCGCTGCTTGCCTTGCAGTTGCACGCGCAGGATGGTCTCGGTGCGCGGCGGCAGTTCGGTGGCCACGTCCTGTTTGCGGCGGCGCAGGATGAAAGGGCGCACGCGCTGTGACAGCAGCTGGGCGCGCAGGGTTTCGCCGTTTTCCTCGATGGGCTTGCGCCAGCGGGCGTTGAAGCTGCGCACATCGCCCAGAAAGCCGGGCATCAAGAAGTCAAACTGCGCCCACAGCTCGCCCAGGTGGTTTTCCAGCGGGGTGCCCGTCAGGCACAGCAGATGCGGGGCTTGCAGGCGGCGCAGGGCGCGGGCGCTGCGGCTGCCGGCGTTCTTCACCATCTGTGCTTCGTCCAGGATCAGCAAGTGAAAGGGCTGCGCGGCCAGCGCGTCCACATCGCGCCAGAGCAAGGGGTAGGTGGTCAGCACCAGGTCGTGGTCAGCAATCTGCAGGTAGCGCTCGCCCCGGCGGGCCCCGTGCAACACCAGCACGCGCAGGCCGGGGGCCATGCGGGCGGCTTCGGCCTGCCAGTTGAACAGCAGCGAGGTCGGCACCACCACCAGCGCGGGCCGGGCCAGACGAGCGGCTTCCTTTTCAGCCAGCACATGGGCCAGGGCCTGTGCGGTTTTGCCCAGGCCCATGTCGTCGGCCAATATGCCGCCCAAGCCTTGTTCGCGCAGGTATTGCAGCCAGGCCAGGCCCTCCAATTGGTACGGGCGCAGTTGCACTTGCAGCCCCTGCGGTGCGGCCACAGGCTGGGGCGTGCCGATGCGGCGCAGGCGCTGGGCCAGGTGGGCCAGGCCTGCGTCGCCCTGCAGTTGCCAGTCGTTGCTCCAGCCGTTCACGGTGCCTACGCGGTGGGCCTGCACCAGCCCGGCGCGCAGGGCCTCGATGCGGCGGGCCTCCCAGGCGCCCAGGTGCAGCGGGTCGCCGTCCTTGCGCTGGTTACGGGTAGGGTCGGTCAGCAGGTCCACCATCGCGCCCACAATGGCCTTGAGCGGCCCGGCGGGGGCCTCAATGCGTTTACCGCCCGGGGCGCGCAGCTTGATGATGGCCAGGTCGTCAATGGCGGCCATTTGCTGGGCGTTGAGCCAGCGCGCATCGCGGCGCAGCAGGTCGGCCAGCAGCGGGGCGAGGTCTAGGGTTTGGCCGTCAATCTCAATGCCCAGCGTCAGCAGCCAGGCGCCTTCGCGCTCGGGCAGCATGAGCTTTTGCACGGGGCGTTCGCGCGAACCCAACTGGCCGTCCACTTCCTTGCCCAGCAGCTCGCCCGTGTCGGGGGCGATGTGCAGCTTCCAGCGCAGCACGGGCACGCTTTCGTGCGCAAAGCCGGGCCGCACCACCACGCTCCACCCCTCAGCGCGCAGCTGGGGAATCTGCTCGGCCCAGAAGTCGCCAAAGTGCGCTTCTTGCGGCAGCGTCCACACGGGGCCCAGCGTGGCTACAGCGGCGCGGTGGCGCCATTGCAGCTTGCTCGCGTCCACGGGGATCAGTCCCAGGTCCCACACACGGTCCATGGCGTCGGATTCAGCCGCCAGGTTGCGCTGCATGCGCACCACAGGGCCGCCGGTGTCAAACAGGTCCTGCACAGGGGCAGGGCGGGCGTTCAGGATCGAGGTAGGCGCAGGCGCCTGCCAAGTGGCGCCGCCATCAGTGCGGTAGGTCCAGTCAATCTGCACCAGCGTCACGCTGTCGCCGCGCGGCCCGAGCTTGCCCTGCGGTTGCAGGCCCAGCAGGCCATCGCCCCGGCCCAGCGTCATCAGGGTGATGCGGGGGGTGAAATGGCCTGGGGCAATACCCGTGTCGGCGTCTTTGGGCTTGGCCGCAGCTGTGGCGCTGGGCCATGGCCCGGGCTGCGCCGCGTGGGCATCGCCACGCAGCAGTGCCATCACGCGGGCGGCCTCGGCGTCGCTCAGCGGCGCCAGGGCTTGCAGCTGGGCGCTGCTGGCCTGGCTGCGCAGGGCCTGTAACCACGCCTGCACGAGGGCAGCGCGGTCAGACCGGGGCGGAATGGGCTCTGCAGGGTGGGCGCCAGGGGCAGACATAGGCTGCTGATTGTGCCGTGCTGGCCAGAGGCCCAGCACCGGCGACCAGAACCAGGCTCAAAACTCCCAGGCCATGCCCAACTGGCTGAAGGTGCGGCCATTGCCTCGGCCCACAGCGGCAGAGACCTTGAGCCCATCGGCCACTTCATAGCGCAGGCCCACGGCCTTGTCGGGGCGGGTGTGCCGCTCCCCATACACCTCAGAGGTGAACTGCAGCCGCTGCGCCAACGGCAGCTCGTACCCCACGGCCCAGGTGGCAGCGTTGACACGCACGCCATCCATCTTGGTGGATTTGCGCCCCGCGTTGAGGTGCAGCACCTGCTCGTTCGCAAAGCGGTAGGTCGCCAAGCCGGTGAGCGCGTATTCGCGGTGGGTCAAACGCACCGGGGTGGCATGGTCGCGCACGCGGGTGTGCCCCACATCCAGCCGCGCCCCCAGGGACCATCCCGTTTCGTTTTGCCATGGCACCCATTTCAGCCCCAGCCCACGCCCTCGCAACGTGGTCGATGGTGCGGTGCTGCGGTCTTTGGCCCGTGCCAGCGAGACTTCCATTTCCAGGTTGGGCAAAACCCCTGCGCCCCACAGCAGCTCGCCCCCCCGGGTTTTGCCATCGCGGCCGATGCCAGCCTCCAGCTTCATCGCGCCTTGGTCCAGGGTGCCTGCGTCGTCGGTGTGCATCGGTGCCTCGGCATGTGCGGCCAGGGCGCTTGCCAGGCCCAAGAGCGCTGCGCACAGGCGCACCGTGCCTATGGGGTGAGGGGGTTGAAGTTGGGTTCTCATCGGGGGTCTCTCTCTCGGGGCATTTTTATGGGGTGGCTCTTTGGCCTTGCGGGGCCAAAGGGCCCAGCACCGGATCTGGCCAACAAAGCTCAATACAAAAGCCTTGGGCACAATCGGGTAAAGAAGTATGCCCGCCATGTGCGCGGACCACCAGATCGGTCAAAACCAAGCCCAGCCCACGCATGGCACTGCCCTGTGCGTAAGCTTGCTGCCGCAGCGCCTGCTGCAGATCCGACTTGGTTTGCAGGGTGCAGCCGTCGCCGTCATCCTGCAGGCGCAGAACAGTCTCTGCGCCCCTGCTCCATGCCGTGACTGAAACTGTGCGCGCGTGGAAACGCTGGGCGTTGTCCAGCAGGTTCAGCAAAGCGGCCGCAAGCAGATCGGGGTCGGCAAAGAGAGGCTCTTGCGCTTGGATCTGAATGTTCAAATCGTGGAACGAGAGCGACCGGATAAATGGTTCCAGCTCAATCGGCTGGCGCTTTGGCTCGATGCCGCTGCGAAACATCATCAGCAACGCCTGCATCACACGCCCCAGACGCCCAGCGGCTTCGCGGGCCCGCACCAGGCGGGGGCGAATGGCTTCGGGGGCCTCCTTGATGGCCAGGGCCAGTTGCACATCAATACCCGCCACAGGCGTGCGCAAGGCATGGGCAGCATGGGCGGTGAAGGCACGCTCGCTCACCACACGCCGGGCCAGCCGCTGCCCCAGCTCAGCCACCGAAGCTTCGATAGGCACCAGCTCCGCCCTGGGCTCAGCGCGGGGCGTCGTCTCGGGGCGCAGGGGGTCGTAGCGTTGCACATGCTGGCTCAGGGCCCCCAGCGGGCTGAGTTCCTGGCGGATGCGCCAGCTCATCCACAACGCCGAGAGCAACCCCAACGAAAGGGCTGCGCCCAGCGTGTAGAGCACCACCTCGCTGCGTGCCTCATCGCGCTCATTGCGGCTTTGCGCTACCACCAAATAGCGCGTGGTCTGTGGGCTCAAGGGCAAGGCAAAAGCGCGCCATTGACCATCGGCAGTCCAGAGGGCTTTGGCGTCTGCCTTCGCCAGCAAAGGCTGTGCAGGTGCCTTGTGTGAGCGCTGCCGCACCTCGAACGTCACTGCGTCGATCACTTGCCGGACCAAGTGCTCCTCGTACCCAAAGTGCGGGCCGGCAGTGGCGTTCAACGGGCCACCTGCCGATTCGGCAGGCTGGGCCGCCAACATCCCATGAAAAATCTCGGCAGTCTCGCGCAGCTCCTGGTCCATCAGCTCACCCATCTCATGGGCCATCACCAGCCAGACAACCAGGGTGGTCAGCAAACCAAAAGCAATGGCAGTCCACAAGAGCGATTGCGTCAACCGGCCAAGAATGGACGGAGGATGGGCCGCGCGCAGGCCATCAGCCAATGGCATGGGGTGCCTCTATCCGGTAACCTAAGCCACGCATAGTCTGAATCAGCCCTTTGCCCAGTTTGCTGCGCAGGTGAAAAACGTGCACTTGCAGGGCGTTGCTGCTGATTTCACTGTCCAACCCCAGCACCAGCGCCTCCAGGTCGGAGGCTGAAACGGTGCGCCCGGCGCGCAGCACCAAGGCCTCCAGCACCGCCCATTCGCGGGCCGTCAGCTCCACCCGCTGGCCGTGCAGGCGCACGGTCTTGTCGGCCAAAGCCACTTCCACGGCTCCAAACGTCTTGCAAGGGGTGCCACCCGCCATACGCCGGAACAGGGCGCGCAGGCGGGCGCACAGTTCTTCAGGGGCAAAGGGCTTGACCAGGAAATCATCCGCCCCGCTGTCCAGGCCGTGGATGCGGTCGCTGAGCAAATCACGCGCGGTGAGCACCAGCGCCGGGGTCTTGGCCCCTTTGGATCGCAGTCCCCGCAGCCAGTCCAAGGCTGATCCGTCGGGCAAATTCCAGTCGAGCAGCCACGCGTCGTAAGGATCGGAGGCCAACACCCGGGCTTGTGCCAGTGTGGAGCACCAGTCCACCAAGTAACCGTCCTGCCCAAGATAATCCCGCAGGCCTTCGCCCAACGTCAGGTCGTCTTCCAACAGCAGCAGTCGCACCTGGGGCCCTTGTCTCAAAAACGCTGCTTCACACCCGTGACCATCGCGCGCACCAGGCGCACGCGCTCCAGCCTCCCCATGGCAATGGCCGCCACCGCGTGCAATCCTGCAGCCCAAAGCAGCGCTTGCGCCAGGCTTTCGTGCAGTTCCATCAGCCATTCTTCGCCAAAAAATGCGTCAGTGGTTTGCAGCCAGCCCGTGGCGCCCAGGGCCAGCACAAGTGCCATCAACGCCAGCATCATCAAGGCGCCCAGTGGGTTGTGCCCCTCATAGTGCAAGTGCTGACCCTGGCGCAGGGCCTGCACATGGCGGGCCAGTCGGCCAGGGGTGGGGAAGAAGTCGCTGAACCGCGCGTGCCTGCTGCCCACGAAGCCCCACACCAGGCGCGCCAGCACCAGTGCACTGGCGGTGTAGCCCACCCACTCATGCGCAGTTTTGCCGTCTTCCAGCACAAACTGGTTCAAGACCACGCAAGTGACCAGGCTCCAGTGAAAAATGCGAACAAACAAATCCCACACCCTGGTGGCTGAGGGAGCTTGATCAGAAGGGCTAGGGTTCATGGGCAACTCGCTTGGCAATGGCCGGGATCGGTCTGCGCGACGTTGCTTTACTTGCGTTCAAGTTCAGCGCCAGTGGCGGGGTCGAAATAGATTTCCACCTTTTTGCCTGCTTTGTCCAAGCCGTAGATTTCGTAGCACTTGCCCTTGCTGACCTTGAAGGTGCGGATCCGGTAGCCCTGCTTTTCCAGCCCGGCCTTGAAGTCGGCCTCTTTCATCCATTTGTCTTGCGGAACATTGCAGGTGGGGCCAGCAAAGGCAGCAGCAGAACCAAGGGCCAGAACGAGTGCGGTGATGTGCAGTTTCATGGGTAACTTTCAAAGAAGATGAACCGAGAAGGCGCAGGCTGTCTGCCCACGAACTGCATTGGAAGCGGTCAAGATTAAGAGGGGATGAAGGGCGAAGGCCCCTTGAAAAGAGGAGGGGTGCCCGGCGACAGCGCCGCCTGCCAAGGCTCAGTGGCCCAGCGCCAGCGCAAACAACTCGTTGCGAAAATGGATGCCCAGGCGGCCAAAGGCGCGGTTTCGGTAGGTTTTGACGGTGGGCAGGCTCAGACCCAGGTCGCAGGCAATACCCTCTTGCGTCATACCCTGCAGCAGGCGAGTGCACACGTCGAGCTCGCGCTCGGTCAGGCCCGCGTGGGCACGCAGCAGGCGCTCGCGCAGCGCAGGCAATTGCTGGGGCAAAGCATGGGGCGGGGTAGGGGTGGTTGGCAAGGCCACAGGCTGTTGCTGGGCCAGGGCAATGTGCTTGCGCGCTAGGGCTAGCAGTACGGGGGCCACGGTTTCAAAGTCGCTGATCTGCCGGTCCAGAAACGGCCGTTGGTGCTGATGGCGGTAAAAGTTGACGGCAAACACGGCGCCATCGTTTTCGTGCTCGACGATGGAGACCCGCTCGGCCATGCCGTGGGCCTCATACACGCGCGCCTGGTGTTCGCCGCCCACTTCGCTGGCGGTGAGGTGGCACAAGCGGGTGCTGGGAGCGGCTGCGACCGATTCCCCCCAAGTGCGGTCGCTGCGATAAGGGCCTGAGAGGTAGGCCCACCAGCAATCTCGCGTGGTGTCTGGAATGCCGTGGCTGGCAGACATGAATAGCGTGGGTTGGCAATGGCGCCCTGTGCGGTACACCGACCACGACGCTGCGGGCAGCACAGGGGCCAGCTCTTGCAGCAAGCCGCTGGCAAAGCCGGCATCGCCCAACCGCTGGACCATGCCGCCCAGGGCAGCGACCGTGCCGTGAGTGGGCGGCGGCGCAATACCATCGCCCAAGGTGCTTGCTGGGAGCCAGTGCCTCATGGGTGGTATGCAGCGCAACGGCAGTTGAAAGTCATCGTGTCATCTTCAGGGATGACGCGAATCAAGCGCCACAGGGCTTACGCTAGGTTGCGTTGCACCTTGCCAAAACCTCAAAGCCCACTATGACCGAACCTGTCCCATTGCCTGAACCCCGTTTGCGCTTTTTTGCCGACCTGCGCGTGCAGGTGGGCGCACCCCAAGAGGTGGGCCGCACCGTGCATGGCCTGCGCCGCCTGATCCCCATCACCGGTGGCCACGCCACGGGCGATGGCTGGCAAGCGCGGGTACTGGCGGGAGGGGCCGATTTTCAGCTCATCGTGAGCGACACCCTGGCCGAGCTGGACGCCCGCTACACGCTGGAGACCGATGCCGGTGACCTCGTTTATGTGCAAAACCGCGCCTTGCGCTCAGGCCCGCCGGAGCTGATGGCGCAGCTGGCACGTGGCGAGCTGGTGGACCCTGCACTCATCTACTTTCGCTGCAGCCCCCAGTTTGAAACCGCGTCCCCCACCTTGCGCTGGATTGCCGAGCGCCTATTCACCGGCAGCGGCGCCCGTTACCCGGATGCAGTGGCCATGCGCTTTTGGGAGGTGATGTAGACACCTCAGCCCATGCCAGAACGATCAGCTTCTCGGCCCGCCATGGGCCCATCACAGCAATCACACCCAGCACTCGAAAAACACCAGGAGACCTTTGCCATGACACACCAACCCCACCCCGCCCCAACCACCCGCCGCAGCGCCCTCCAGCTTGCCAGCATGGCTGCGGTGCTGGCCACCAGCCTCGCGCCCTTCACTGGGGCCTGGGCGCAAACGGCGCCATACCCCAACAAGCCCGTGCGCATCATCGTGGGCTTTGCCGCAGGCACGGGGCCGGACATCGTGGCCCGGCTGCTGGCGCAAAAGCTCTCGGAGGGCTGGGGCAACTTGGGTGTGATCGTTGACAACAAGCCCGGCGCGGGCGGCTTGATTGCCGCCAGCGAGGCCGCACGCGCAGCCCCCGATGGCTACACGTTGATGCTGGGCGAAACGGGCCAGCTCAGTATTGCCCCCAGCAGCTACAACAAGCTGCCCTACGACCCGCAAAGGGACTTTGCCGCAGTCAGCCAAGTTGTCACCGCAGACTTTGCCTTGCTGGTCAACCCGCAAAAGGTGCCCGCGCGCAACGTCAAAGATTTTGTGGCCTGGACACAGCAGCAAAAGGGGCTGTTCCTGGCCACGTTTGGTGCGGGCACCCCGGGCCACTTTGGCGCCTTCATGTTTGGCGAAGCCGTCAAGCTCAAGCCCGAGCCCGTGCACTACAAAAGCACGGCCGACGCGCTGGGAGGCTTGTTTGGCGGCGATGTCCAGGGCGTCTTTGCCAGCGTGGGCCTGGCGGCCCCCAATGTGAAGGCGGGCAAGCTGATTGCCCTGGGCACCACAGGGGGCACCCGGTCCAACGCGCTGCCCGATGTGCCCACCATGAAGGAGCAGGGGTATAGCGGCCTGGAATTCAATTCGTGGTTTGGCATCGTGGCGCCCAGTAAGACGCCACCCGACATCCTTGCGCGCCTGCAGGCCGACGTGATAAAGGCCGTGCAATCGGCCGATGGCAAGGTCAAGCTGGAAGAAGCAGGCTTTCGGGCAACGGGCACCAGCCGTGAGGAGTTTGCCCGTGTAATTGCGGCCGATGCCGTGACCTGGGGCAAGGCCGTGGCTGCGACCGGGTTCAAGGCCGACTGATCCTGCGCCAGCTTCCGCAAAACACAACAATACGAGGAGTCACCGCCATGCCCCAAGGACGCCCAAAAAATCGCCGGGCCATTCAGACCACGCCCAGCAAAACGGGCCCAGCAATGCGCACCAGCCTCTGGCCCACAGCACTGCTGGCACCGCTGACGCTGGCATTGAGTGCCTGCGGCGGCGGCAGCGCCATGCTGGTCACCGACGCAGCCAATCCGGCGGCCGCTTGTGCCGACCTGGTCGCCAAGGCCCAGCTCGGCGGCACCACGTTGGCCACCAGCTACGTACCTGCGGAAACCCGCCGCCCTGGAGGCGCCACGTCGGGCAGCTTTCTGCCTGGGCACTGCGTGGTCACCGGCAGCATCAACCCCCGCGTGGGCGTGGATGGCAAAAACTACGCCATCGGCTTCCAGCTGAGCCTGCCGGACCAATGGAATGGGCGGTTTCTGTTCATTGGTGGTGGGGGTAATGATGGCGTCTTACGCGACACATCGCTCAGCTCCAGCATCTCGGGCGGCACCGCGTCCCCCCTGCGGCAAGGATTTGCCGTGGTGTCCACCGATGCGGGGCACAGCGGCACCAGCGCCAGCTTTGGTGCCGACCCACAGGCGCGCATTGACCACGCCTACAACTCGTACGACAAAACGGCGGTGGCCTCCAAGTCGCTCATCAGCACCCGTTATGGCCGCAAGCCAGACCGCTCGTACTTCTCGGGCTGCTCGGGCGGTGGACGCCAGGGCATGATGTTCTCGCAGCGGTTTCCAGACTACTTTGACGGCATCACCGCAGGGGCGCCCGCCATGCGCGTGTCCAGCGGCGCCACGGTGGCCGCCATGTGGAACACCATCCAGTTCAATGCCATCGCTCCGCAAGACGCCAGCGGCAAGCGCATCCTGTCGCAGGCCTTCAGCAATGGCGATCTCAAGCTGGTAGCCAATGCCGTCAATGCCACATGCGACGCCGCCGACGGGGTGGTCGATGGCCTGGCGCAAAACTTCCAGGCCTGCAAGGCGTTCGACCCCGCCGTGCTGCAATGCAGCGGCAGCAAGACCGACCGCTGCCTGTCATCAGCGCAAGTGGGCGCACTCAAAAATGTGTTTGCCGGTCCACGCAATTCAGCAGGCAAAGCGTTGTACACGGGCCAGCCCTGGGACGCCGGTCTGGCAGCCTCGGGCTGGCGCAGTTGGACGCTGGGCAACTCCACCACAGCCACGCCCGACGCCCGCTACATCACCCTCATGGTGGACGCGCTGACCAACGAATTTTTCACGCCCCCCGATGTGGAATTCGACCCGCTCAAGTTCCACTTTGACACGGACCCTGCCCGCATGGAGGCTTACTCAGCCATCTACGACACGTACCGCGATGACAAGCTGGCCGCCTTCCAGCAGCGCGGGGGCAAGATGCTGTTCATCCACGGCATGTCAGACCCCATCTTCTCGGCGTTTGACACCATCGACTACTACGAGCGCCTGGCGGCCAACAACGGCGGCATGGCAGCCACCCAGAACTTTGCAAGGACCTTTTTGGTACCCGGCATGAACCACTGCGCTGGCGGGCCAGCCACTGACAATTTCGACTCCATCCAGACCATGGTGGATTGGGTGGAAAAAGGCATTGCACCGCAGAGCATCACCGCCAAGGCCCTGGCCAGCAGCGCTGATTTTCCGAACCGCACGCGGCCCCTGTGCCCTTACCCACAGTTTGCCAAATACAAGGGCACAGGCAGCGTAGAGGATGCCAGCAGCTTTGTCTGCACAGCACCCTAGCGCGCAAAGATGGCAGGCATGGGGCGGACAAAGGCAGGGCGCCCGGTCTGCCCCCTAGTCTGCATCTTGCACAGCCACACTGGCCTTGCAGCAGGGCTGGCTTAGCCTTTGCTTTTGACCAGGCTGTAAATCACCAACAGCACCACTGCGCCGATCACCGAGGCGAACCAGCCAGCGGCTGCGCCTTGTGCATACCACCCCATGGCCGCGCCCACATAGCTGGCCAAAAACGATCCCGCCACCCCCAGCAGGGCCGTCATGATCCAGCCGAGCTTGTCATCGCCCGGTTTGACGGCCCGCGCAATCAATCCCACCACCAAGCCCACAAGCAGGGTTCCCAACAAAGACAGCATGGAGATTTCTTTCAAAAAAACGAGTTCTGGAATGTAAGGCCCGGGAATGGGCCGGGTTGTCAGACAGGGACG
This Acidovorax sp. 106 DNA region includes the following protein-coding sequences:
- a CDS encoding heavy metal response regulator transcription factor; the encoded protein is MKILVIEDEVKLAEYLRKGLGEAGYAVDLAHNGVDGLHQALEGAYDLLILDGMLPGIDGFTLLSAFRQTHATPILMLTARASVEDRVRGLQTGADDYLVKPFAFSELCARVQGLLRRTLGARDAGEPTVLGLADLQLDLIRRRATRAGQRLDLTAKEFLLLSLFLRRQGQVLSRTAIAEQVWDMNFDSDTNVVEVAIRRLRTKMDLPFEKPLLHTVRGMGYVMEAR
- a CDS encoding DEAD/DEAH box helicase, with the translated sequence MSAPGAHPAEPIPPRSDRAALVQAWLQALRSQASSAQLQALAPLSDAEAARVMALLRGDAHAAQPGPWPSATAAAKPKDADTGIAPGHFTPRITLMTLGRGDGLLGLQPQGKLGPRGDSVTLVQIDWTYRTDGGATWQAPAPTSILNARPAPVQDLFDTGGPVVRMQRNLAAESDAMDRVWDLGLIPVDASKLQWRHRAAVATLGPVWTLPQEAHFGDFWAEQIPQLRAEGWSVVVRPGFAHESVPVLRWKLHIAPDTGELLGKEVDGQLGSRERPVQKLMLPEREGAWLLTLGIEIDGQTLDLAPLLADLLRRDARWLNAQQMAAIDDLAIIKLRAPGGKRIEAPAGPLKAIVGAMVDLLTDPTRNQRKDGDPLHLGAWEARRIEALRAGLVQAHRVGTVNGWSNDWQLQGDAGLAHLAQRLRRIGTPQPVAAPQGLQVQLRPYQLEGLAWLQYLREQGLGGILADDMGLGKTAQALAHVLAEKEAARLARPALVVVPTSLLFNWQAEAARMAPGLRVLVLHGARRGERYLQIADHDLVLTTYPLLWRDVDALAAQPFHLLILDEAQMVKNAGSRSARALRRLQAPHLLCLTGTPLENHLGELWAQFDFLMPGFLGDVRSFNARWRKPIEENGETLRAQLLSQRVRPFILRRRKQDVATELPPRTETILRVQLQGKQRELYEAVRTTADKQVRRALERQGFEGSQIAILDALLKLRQVCCDPRLVKGIKQAPHAPPLRGSRPPEGDAFLSWGGPAAKRTAQAMERAKLELLADMLPALVDEGRRVLVFSQFTEMLTLAAESLSALALPYLTLTGQTPSGQRGAVVKSFQAQDEASAPILLVSLKAGGVGLNLTAADTVIHLDPWWNPAVEEQATARAHRIGQDQPVFVYKLVVEGSIEERMLELQARKAALAQGVLGHDAEGAVKFSEADLQALLAPLTEPANNPLGIPGEDALRWGGTGKRRPRPLQPPEAE
- a CDS encoding HAMP domain-containing sensor histidine kinase, producing the protein MPLADGLRAAHPPSILGRLTQSLLWTAIAFGLLTTLVVWLVMAHEMGELMDQELRETAEIFHGMLAAQPAESAGGPLNATAGPHFGYEEHLVRQVIDAVTFEVRQRSHKAPAQPLLAKADAKALWTADGQWRAFALPLSPQTTRYLVVAQSRNERDEARSEVVLYTLGAALSLGLLSALWMSWRIRQELSPLGALSQHVQRYDPLRPETTPRAEPRAELVPIEASVAELGQRLARRVVSERAFTAHAAHALRTPVAGIDVQLALAIKEAPEAIRPRLVRAREAAGRLGRVMQALLMMFRSGIEPKRQPIELEPFIRSLSFHDLNIQIQAQEPLFADPDLLAAALLNLLDNAQRFHARTVSVTAWSRGAETVLRLQDDGDGCTLQTKSDLQQALRQQAYAQGSAMRGLGLVLTDLVVRAHGGHTSLPDCAQGFCIELCWPDPVLGPLAPQGQRATP
- a CDS encoding response regulator transcription factor, producing MRLLLLEDDLTLGEGLRDYLGQDGYLVDWCSTLAQARVLASDPYDAWLLDWNLPDGSALDWLRGLRSKGAKTPALVLTARDLLSDRIHGLDSGADDFLVKPFAPEELCARLRALFRRMAGGTPCKTFGAVEVALADKTVRLHGQRVELTAREWAVLEALVLRAGRTVSASDLEALVLGLDSEISSNALQVHVFHLRSKLGKGLIQTMRGLGYRIEAPHAIG
- a CDS encoding heavy metal sensor histidine kinase, whose protein sequence is MAQPSRHTLAPRAHSLRARLSLWLAVQSLVGLGAVCLVVYLVIALNQTARQDEALAQKEAIVRHLLLNTDEHAPPRADARVASAPPQHPLNDFVIGHENFRLIVRTPSGALVFPAVLPDADGALRASRAFEVPPPEGGGQGFKVSLSMDITSDARHLQRLGITLAVAALVGALLISLGGFSIVSYGLLPVRKLAVQLQSLSASNLRTRLGVTGQPSELVPLLAQFNDLLGRLDLAYQQLEGFNADVSHELRTPLATLLASNELALRHPERFEMGEVLASNLEELHRLAGMVNDMLFLSQADRGALARRTPVPSLAALAAQVAEYHEAALAEAGLRLRIEGDDTGRFDEPLLRRALSNLLANATQYAKPGSEVQVRITPLAGHQVRLVVGNQGDAVAPQVLERIFDRFFRATASRAHGQKNHGLGLAITAAIARMHGGQPTARSDGGHTEIGIELTQGNP